TACCGGGGGATCTACCGCGCCATGTCGGAGTACGACGCCGCCGACCTCGACGTCCGAGTCGACGCGCTCGGTCGCGCGTTCATCGATCAGGGCGTCACCTTCTCGCTGTCCGGCAAGGAACGTCCCTTCCCGCTCGACGTTGTGCCGCGGGTGATTTCGGCCGGTGAGTGGACCAAGTTGGAAGCCGGCATCACCCAGCGGGTGCAGGCGCTCGAACTGTTCCTCGACGACATCTACGGTGAGCAGGAGATCCTGCGTGACGGCGTACTGCCCAAACGTCTGGTCCACTCGTGCGAGCACTTCCACCGCCAGGCCGCAAACATCCGTCCGCCCAACGGGGTTCGTATCCATGTCGCGGGCATCGACCTGATCCGGGACGAGAACGGTGACTTCCGCGTACTCGAGGACAATCTCCGTTCGCCGTCGGGCGTCTCCTACGTGATGGAGAACCGCCGGACCATGGCCCGGGTGTTCCCGGATCTCTTCTCGTCGCATCGCGTCCGCGCGGTGGGCGACTACCCGAGTCACCTGCTGCGCGCGTTGCGTGCCTCGGCGGCCTTCAACGAGGCCGATCCGAACATCGTCGTGCTGACGCCGGGTGTCGCGAACTCGGCCTACTTCGAGCATTCCCTGCTGGCCCGGCTGATGGGTGTGGAACTCGTCGAGGGACGAGATCTCTTCTGCCGCGACAACGTCGTCTACATGCGCACGACCGAGGGTGAACAGCGTGTCGACGTGATCTACCGGCGCATCGACGACGATTTCCTCGATCCGATGCAGTTCCGGCCGGATTCCATGCTCGGAGTCGCGGGACTGCTGAACGCCGCCCGGGCCGGGAACGTGGTGATCTCGAGTGCGGTCGGCAACGGTGTGGGCGACGACAAACTGATCTACACGTATGTGCCCGAGATCATCCAGTACTACCTCGGCGAGAAGCCGTCGCTGATGAACGTCGACACCTTGCGCTGTTGGCTCGACGACGAGTGCGAGGAAGTCCTCGACCGCATCGACGAACTCGTCATCAAGCCCGTCGAGGGCTCCGGCGGATACGGCATCGTATTCGGGCCCGACGCCACCAAGGCGGAACTGGACACGTTGGCCCGCAAGGTGCGCAACGACCCGCGCGGGTGGATCGCCCAGCCCGTGGTCCAGCTGTCGACGGTGCCGACCAAGATCGACGGCGACGTCCGCCCGCGACACGTCGACCTGCGGCCGTTCGCGGTCAACGACGGAGAATCCGTGTGGGTGTTGCCCGGCGGCCTCACCCGAGTCGCACTGCCGGAGGGATCGCTGGTGGTCAACTCCAGTCAGGGTGGCGGTTCCAAGGACACCTGGGTGCTGGCATCGTCGCGGTCGTCGGAGGAGCGGGAACTGTCGGGTGCAAAGGTCGTCGACGCCAGCGGGGTGGCCGCGGCGCGGCCCGCGGAGAGCGCGCCCGATCCGCTGCACACCCAGACCCAGCAACAGCAGCAGGCCAGACAGACACAGTCGCCCGGTGGGCAATCGCAGACGATCGGCACCATGACACAGAGCCAGGGCGGTGATCCCCGATGATGCTGGCCCGCAACGCCGAATCGCTCTATTGGATCGGCCGCTATGTCGAGCGTGCCGATGACATGGCCCGCATCCTCGACGTCGCGATCCATCAGCTGCTCGAGGACGCCACCGTGGATGTCGACCGGCAGGCGCGCCTGGTGATCCAGGTGCTGGGTCTCGAGGCGCCGGATCCGGACGAACTCATGGACGTCTGGTCGCTGACCGAACGCGTTGCCTACGAGAAGGATTCGGTCGGATCCATCGTCGACCTCATCCGATCGGCACGCGAGAACGCGCGCGGGGCACGCGAGGTCACGTCGAGCGAGATGTGGGAGTGCCTCAACACCACCTACAACGGGCTCGGCGACGCAGAGCGGCGCGCCCGACGTCTCGGACCGCACGAGTTCCTGTCCTACGTGAAGAACCGGGCCGCCATGTTCGCGGGCCTCGCGGACGCGACCCTCAGCCACGACGACGGCTACCGGTACCTGCTTCTCGGGCGGTCGGTGGAACGCGTCGACATGACGATCAGGATGCTGCTGTCGCGGGCCGGCGACCGGGTGAGTTCACCCGCGTGGGTCAGCGTCCTGGTGTCGGCGGGAGCCCACGACACCTTCCTGCGGACCTATCGCGGGGTGCTCGACGCCGAGAACATCGTGGAGTTCATGCTGGTCGACCGGTTGTTCCCCCGCTCGGTGTTCCATGCGCTCCGGGTCGCCGAGCAGAACATGGGTGACCTGGAGAAGCGCACCAGCCGGGTCGGTGCGCAAGGCGAGGCGCTGTTGCTCCTCGGACGGGCGCGCAGCTCGCTCGAGTTCCTCGAACCGGGCAGGCTGCTCGACGACCTACAGGACCGGCTGCTCGAGTTGCAGGACACGTGCCGCGAGGTCAACGAGGCCGTGACCGCCCAGTACTTCCACGTATCGCCCTATGTG
This sequence is a window from Gordonia insulae. Protein-coding genes within it:
- a CDS encoding circularly permuted type 2 ATP-grasp protein produces the protein MTPASTTPASSKRTATKAAAGKSSATSAAKGAKSGGGRGADGKAPAAAKSKPRESTPPARRAKTVVREPKAVDNTIFAGYGRGPYGKAFDEMFDADGDVRGPYRGIYRAMSEYDAADLDVRVDALGRAFIDQGVTFSLSGKERPFPLDVVPRVISAGEWTKLEAGITQRVQALELFLDDIYGEQEILRDGVLPKRLVHSCEHFHRQAANIRPPNGVRIHVAGIDLIRDENGDFRVLEDNLRSPSGVSYVMENRRTMARVFPDLFSSHRVRAVGDYPSHLLRALRASAAFNEADPNIVVLTPGVANSAYFEHSLLARLMGVELVEGRDLFCRDNVVYMRTTEGEQRVDVIYRRIDDDFLDPMQFRPDSMLGVAGLLNAARAGNVVISSAVGNGVGDDKLIYTYVPEIIQYYLGEKPSLMNVDTLRCWLDDECEEVLDRIDELVIKPVEGSGGYGIVFGPDATKAELDTLARKVRNDPRGWIAQPVVQLSTVPTKIDGDVRPRHVDLRPFAVNDGESVWVLPGGLTRVALPEGSLVVNSSQGGGSKDTWVLASSRSSEERELSGAKVVDASGVAAARPAESAPDPLHTQTQQQQQARQTQSPGGQSQTIGTMTQSQGGDPR
- a CDS encoding alpha-E domain-containing protein, which codes for MMLARNAESLYWIGRYVERADDMARILDVAIHQLLEDATVDVDRQARLVIQVLGLEAPDPDELMDVWSLTERVAYEKDSVGSIVDLIRSARENARGAREVTSSEMWECLNTTYNGLGDAERRARRLGPHEFLSYVKNRAAMFAGLADATLSHDDGYRYLLLGRSVERVDMTIRMLLSRAGDRVSSPAWVSVLVSAGAHDTFLRTYRGVLDAENIVEFMLVDRLFPRSVFHALRVAEQNMGDLEKRTSRVGAQGEALLLLGRARSSLEFLEPGRLLDDLQDRLLELQDTCREVNEAVTAQYFHVSPYVSWADARVDTEDHVIEESEL